The DNA sequence AAGCGATCCAGAAAGTAGCACTGCTCACAGAAAAATCAGCTCCGTAAAGTCCCAAAGCAAAATTCCCAGAAGCAAAAGTAATGTGACGAATATCTAAATCTAAACCGAGGAAAAGTCCGATTGGACCGGTAACTCCAAGGAAAATACCAAACCAGAAATTCGAAATTATTCCTGCCCAGTTTTTTGCATAATATTCAGAAAGTCCTTTTGCGATATTTTTTCCAAAGAAATAATTAAGGAAAGGATTTTTTTCAATTCGTTTTGGAATATGGTAAAACACAGAACTATTCCCAACATTACCAGAAATAATCCCAGAAATAAATAAGAAAAATCCGGCAATACAAGCATGGAAAATAGCTTTAGACTGAACGGGGTCCAAATCTCTCAACAATGCGGCAGATTTTTCTATGGCAAAATTCTGTTTAAATATAACATCCATTCCGTAAATAATGGCGAGTGCAATCGGGAAAGCCAATAAAACATTTCCCATAAAAGCAATGAATTGAGATCGGAACAATTTGGAAACCAAATGCGCAAAATCAACATAATTTTTACGGGTATTCTCTCCTTCCGAAAGTACTTTCGCCATCGTTGCCGCCGTCATTGCCGGTTGCTTTGTCGCCAAAGTATAATTCATTAAATAAATCATAATGAATCCCATTGCATAATTAAAAGCATAGTAAAATGCATGCGAGAAATCACTGCCGGGAATATAACCGTATAATAATTTTAGAACACAAAGTGCGCCTACAATAACTCCACCACCACTCGCTCGCCAAAACATACTCATGTAATCTTTGGACGTAGAAGTAATGTAGTGAGAACCGGTTTCTGCAGTGTGATTGGTAATCAGGTGAGATTTCAGCCTGGTACTGTCCGAAATCAATTCACGCAAATTATTTTTGTGAGATTTATACTCTAATATCTTGAAAAACAATCTTTTAGAATTTCTAAGAATATCTTCTTCTTTATCAAAAATCATGACCGAAAGAATGTCTGACATTCGTTCTAACTGCTGTCTGATTTTCATTAAAGACTGATTGATTTTCCCCGAAATCCCGTACTTAGAAGAGTTTTTGAAAGCCAAGGCAACAAAATCCAAACATTGCTGCATTAAAACTTTAATCTGCTTATAATTGACATCTTTTGACGTCAAATTAAAATCAGGATTGTCTTTATAACTTTGATTTAATAGATCGAGCTCATTTTGCATCGCCAAAAACGGATTGTCAAAATTCCGATATTCGGGCGCCATATTCACCACTTGTACGTCCATCGCATTTCCAATGATACGCCAGGACAGAATATTTAATGAAAATAACAATTCGTTCTTAACACCTGGTTTTAAAATATACCGATCAATATTTAGTAATCTAAAAATCTCATCCAAACTCTCTTTCGGAAGATTTCTAAAATATTCTAAATCAAGTTTTGGACGCACAGAAACAGTGTCAACCAAATACCAAATGGTTTCTTCATTTTCAACACTCGGTAAAATTTTATCGAGTAATCTTTTCTTTAATTCTGGATAGAAAGCGTTTTCTGATAAGATATTGGCTTCGGTCAACGAAAGATTGAATGGTTTTCCTTCAAATAAATTGCGAATATAATATCCAAGATTCTCGGTGACTTCGTGATGTTCTTTTAGAAAATCCAACACTTCATGAAAATCCTCTGAACGAATACTTGTAAGCAATTCAATAAGTGGATCCAAAGATTTAGTCTCATTTTTAAAACTAAAATATTTGATCAAAATGGTACTGAAACCTTCTCTATGTCGAAAAATAAATCCCATAATATCGGTAAAGATAAATTATTTAAGCGTGATATTATTCATTTGACGCATAATCCAATTGTGCTTTTTATTAAGATAAGGAGACGGATTTTTGGGATCGTATTTCTGAGGATTTGGTAAAATCGTAGCAATCCAGGCGGCTTCACTTTTGGTTAAATCCTTTGCACTTTTATTAAAGTAATATTGTGAAGCAGCTTCAACACCGAAAACGCCACGGCCCATTTCGA is a window from the Kaistella flava (ex Peng et al. 2021) genome containing:
- a CDS encoding recombinase, whose amino-acid sequence is MGFIFRHREGFSTILIKYFSFKNETKSLDPLIELLTSIRSEDFHEVLDFLKEHHEVTENLGYYIRNLFEGKPFNLSLTEANILSENAFYPELKKRLLDKILPSVENEETIWYLVDTVSVRPKLDLEYFRNLPKESLDEIFRLLNIDRYILKPGVKNELLFSLNILSWRIIGNAMDVQVVNMAPEYRNFDNPFLAMQNELDLLNQSYKDNPDFNLTSKDVNYKQIKVLMQQCLDFVALAFKNSSKYGISGKINQSLMKIRQQLERMSDILSVMIFDKEEDILRNSKRLFFKILEYKSHKNNLRELISDSTRLKSHLITNHTAETGSHYITSTSKDYMSMFWRASGGGVIVGALCVLKLLYGYIPGSDFSHAFYYAFNYAMGFIMIYLMNYTLATKQPAMTAATMAKVLSEGENTRKNYVDFAHLVSKLFRSQFIAFMGNVLLAFPIALAIIYGMDVIFKQNFAIEKSAALLRDLDPVQSKAIFHACIAGFFLFISGIISGNVGNSSVFYHIPKRIEKNPFLNYFFGKNIAKGLSEYYAKNWAGIISNFWFGIFLGVTGPIGLFLGLDLDIRHITFASGNFALGLYGADFSVSSATFWIAFGTVFLIGFFNFAVSFGLSMILAFRSRKVNFGEVKEIYREIFRYFMKNPLRFFLPIRSKLDDSTKEMVDNTVAIKPEDQ